The Musa acuminata AAA Group cultivar baxijiao chromosome BXJ3-6, Cavendish_Baxijiao_AAA, whole genome shotgun sequence region TCTACCATAAGAAATTTTCTTCGTGCGGGTTAAGTTTTTCTTACTCATATATCACGAGCACATTTGGGTTTGTGCCTCTACTGTAATGGATTTATCTTTACGTGGGTTAAGGTTTCTCGACTCACATGTCTCAGGTGTATTTGGCCTTACACTTTTGCcagaaaagattttttttcacaCAGGTTAGGGTTTTTCTAACCTCGCGTCTTGGGTGCATTTAGTATTGTGCCTCCACCATAGTGGATTTATTTTTACATGGGCCAGGATTTCTCAATTCACCTGTTTCGAGTGCATTTGATCTTACGCCTCCATCGTAGCGGGTTTCTCTTTATGTATGTggggttttctcgactcatactTCTCAAGCGTATTTGGCCTTGCGCTTCTACCGTGGTGGATTTACCTTGGAATAAGTCATATTTCTCGACTCATGCCTTTGGCATATTTGGTCATGTGCCTCCATTATAGAGGATATACCTTAATACGAGTCGAGTTTCTCGACCCACATGCCTTgggtgttggaaaatcttgggggagacatcacatgcgcagcggaagaacataaaacaaaatcctctattcccaaagagatgttcgtcgtcatgcgaaaattggtatgcaaaaattcatgaaacttaaaactgtatataagataaattatgttacatagggagatcgtatatccctgaattcttatagatctctaggagagggtgaaggaggttaagcaccctcctctctagcggtgatctacatagtggggctacgacgacgctcttcaaaactccaggcctactctgaggtggagagtgggaggagaataggagaggcaagcagagtctctagcatatgaaccactgaatccctcctatttataaaggacccctatcaacttaactccaATGGATCCaccccttattgggtattggatcttcatccaactacccaagtctcttagaatagtggatctctatctaataatctctcatgggctcttattcgatctcatccatatgatccaataattcaagggcttattggatatccaataaaattggGGCTCCGgctgatatctcatattcgaacctctactcattgcaacgcctaccatatgtgtgttatactctaggtccaatatcgagctgaccgtgagtcatacctgttagaactccttctggctcagtgaattaatatcttcataataatttacttgacttatcgactacggatgtactatgccactacgccatagcccacagatgatataggagaatccaatctattggacctgtataTCCTTAGTTACAATATACCtacagtctctcatctatctaataacccagagactgtatactgggcatggtgttgtcagacccatacgatttctactcgagtcttgctctaatcggattctcctggagaactttttttctctcaatccgaataaccctagctaaggatttatcttagcaagaatacataggatattcctctcatgataccgagagtggatgatcctctatcgacactcaatagtcctcgtaagattgattgtcactcccgataagtttgatatcaaagaatggagcactcatacagaatatccttggtatctcaaatctaaggaccagatacaacactaggactatgaaatcgctatctaacaataaggcatcatcaaccatccaacattctgtaagcggatcaatcagtgaacttattctccaatgagcacttgtacttatccctagtgtccctatacgagcaactatgagaccagttgcatctatcatatagacgggtatatagcataccagtctatccagttatctcgatgtccctctcgagtaacctataatcagaattatttaggatctgtgtttaaaggtgaatcggtcttattatcataatctcatcatgatccgattcccatcgtACAGATCCAagaatatcactatatatatatatatatatatatatatatatatatatatatatatatatatatatatatatatatatatatatatatatatatatatatatatatatatatatatatatatatatatatatatatatgtaacaagcgatataaagtgataaatgtcaaaatataataagcaaaaagactacgtgtcaagtcacacgtgtcatcactcacgtgattgacttgtagggcacatatgactagcattggGCATATTTGGCTCTACACCTCTATCGTGATAGATTACCTTAATGCGAGTTAGGTTTCTTGACTCACATGCCTTGGACACATTTAGCCCTATGCTTCCATCATCATAGATTTACCTTGGTGTGGGTCGGGTTTTTCGACTCTTATGCCTTGGACACATTTGGCCCTATGCTTCCATCATGAAAGATTTACCTTGGCGTGGGTCGGGTTTTCCGTCTCACATGCCTTAGGCATATTTGAActcatgcttccactatggtggaTTTACTTTTGTGCGGGTCGGGTTTCTCGACTCACACACCTTAAGTATATTTGGCCTTACACCTCTGTTATAGTGAATATACCTTAGTGTGGGTTGGATTTCTCGACTCACACGCCTCAAGCACATTTGGCTCGATGCCTTTACCGTGGTTGATTTACCTTGGCATAGGTTGGGTTTTTCAACTCACACCTAAGGCACATCTGACCCTGACCCTCCACCGTGGTAGATATACCTTGGCATGGGTCGAGTTTTCTGACTTACATGCCTCAGGCATATTGTACATCCGTCGTGATATATTTATCTTAATGTGGTTTGGGTTTCTCGACTCACATGCCTCAGGTATATTTGGCTCTATGCCTCTATCGTGGTTAGCTTTAAATTCTTTCTCTGCTATGATAGGTTTCAAGTCCTTTGTCTATTGTAGCAGATTTCGAATCTCCCTGCCGTGGTGGATTTCGAGTTCTCACTCTGCCATGTTGAATTTTAAGTCATATCTCCTTCATGACAAGTGACGCCAAGGATGTCCTATGtaagtactccactttttgataccggaCTAATAGATTtgaaattttcaaatctagtacaaccagttATTGGAGTGATAGCTAACTTTataagagctattgagtgtcgatagataatCATTCGCTCTCAGTATCACGAAAGAAATAtcctatgttcttgctcaaacaaatccttaatatgctctcacttgATATGCTCTCACTATTCATGAGAGGaataatcaagatatagacttctatcttgacatgctctcactatttttctAGTGAGTCATGCGATACCCTCAAtatgtgaaacgaaagtctccaatAGACTTTTAGTGGGTAACAAGAtctaatcagcatcttagtataaccttgagggactcgactaatcacactaagctcaaaagataggcaactcttgccgatcacaacttcttatgattcccatcctgtttggccttcgaaccaccatggcctcgagggacttgaccaagtatACTATATCTTCAGGTCACTAGTGATATCTCTATGTTGTAGGTAAAATAGCGAATTACAATATAGGtaagtctcgagagactcgaccaacacaACCTACATCggaaatcggttcctacctataacgatggaaggccacgtgggtcaatctaattgtctcacgtttaccaacttaatattatcgagagaggaaatTTTGATTCAGTCTCCTATAACATGTcaaacacatacatatttaatatatatctacatcgcatgtttgcaacgatgcatctccatgccccatGATTATCTATCTCGTCCTTATaggttccgtcgatatctcgatgcatctcgATGCGTTGCAATCGTCCGTCTCTATCTCGTGAGTCTCGCTATCGCTTCCGCGCTCTCACTGTATCTCCTTGTGTAATTATAATATAATCGCAGGCACACAAGCCGAACAATgaatgagaaataaattggaggctcataggccccaataataataatcatagcaTAAgtatacacacatcacatggtgcaTGATTATCCGTccaaatcatacatcacatatacatatcaccatgtaggactactagataataataatagttaattaatttatttaattaactaatatattttttttttctaaattaggcATATGCAAGGAATTTtctgaattatgaggggtattttgataatttggacaaaaaagatagacctcaaaatttttaaaattttgaggggtaaaactattattttttaaaaaccctAAACCTCTTCCCTGTGCTTGTTGCCTTGCGATTGTTGTCACCCCTTGCGGGTGCCGCTATGGGTGCCATTTGCTCTTGTGAGCAAGCCGCCCGTAGGCATCGCCTATGTGGTTGCTTGCATGCGGTCTGCAGGCTGTCGACTACCGTAGATGGCCAAGGCTACGAGCAGCCTTTGGCTATTCTGCGAGCGCAATAAGGGCAATAACAATTGCTACCTTTTCTCCCTTTTGCGTCAATAGTTTTGACGATAAAAagctttttaaaaaatatacacagttcaaaatcaatctttcacatgaacaacctaACTTTGGTACTACTATAGAGAAAtctaagggcgacatcacatgtgcagtggaagaacataaaacaaaaaattctaattttccaaaaggtgttcatcgtcatgcgaaattggaaatcacgtgtgagatagttatgttacctaaggaaatcgtatatccctaaaatcttacaaatctgtgggagaggatgaaggaggtcaaacgtcctcctctctagtggtgatccacacgacaAGGCTATGAAtaaactactagtcataggtgccctacaagccaatcatattagtgatgatatatgtgatacgatacataatttttttgtttattattattatgacattttcTCACTTGATGCATAAATAGATCTACTACTAGTTTCCTCCTCATAACTAGATTTGCTATAGTAAAGCTTATAGACTATGTTCTTTGGAGAGAATCTCCATGTCTTCCATTTCTTTTGTACTGTTGATGAAGTTAACTCTTCTTTTTATCtttcatcttatttttttataataaaaaatatatatatattttttttaaaataatctatTCATTTAAAGTGGTCAAGAATAATTATCTATCAATGAGGGGATGTCACTcccttattaatttatttataattttataatgtttaaattaattttataaatttttttatcaatatattaatattatttaattttattaacaaTTACTTATTTTGGACTGGTTTAATATTGAGTTAAACCGATCCAATGTCTTGGTTCATTTGCATTCAATTTAAAAGTTTAAAAGggagaaaaaagaaggaaaaaaaatttgatgaCACTTTCGTAAATGTATAAAGTAGGTGcatcgttaaaaaaaaaaaacaacagtcAGAGAGCATTATTGATATCTCTAAAGAAGTTGCCCTTTATAATATTATCATTCAAGAttttgaggatttaaattttgttgTTTGTGCGTGATTCTTATAATTAAACTTATGCCGTTGATTTAAATGATGATTGTTCATGCACAatttttattatctaatctatgctGTTCCTGCATGATTTTTAGGAGAAGAGTTTATGATATAAATTTGGGTTGATGATATCTTAAGTTTTGAGTTTGTAATACACAATCAATTAAAAAATTCAATTATTTTTAACATGAGTTTATATTTAAATCTTATATGCACGCCTTCAGCTTTTTTTTAAAGTTAATCTTTCTATTTGAAAAAAAGGCTTGAGATTGAAATTAAAATTAGGGATTCAGGTCCGACCCGAGTCAGACCGGTCCCGGAAACAGGTCAGACCAAGCCGACCCAGGCGGGCTTGAGGTTGTCCAAGGCCCGCGATCAAACGGCTCGACTCAACCGGCTGGCGTGGTTACGCCTCGGCCCCACCCTGGTGTCATGCGTGACGCCATCTATGATAGACCGAACGAACTGTGAAGTGCGccgataaatctcttctttattttcttaaaaatagcTTTCACAGCAAATACAAATTTGGGAGAAAGACATATGAAAAGATGGTGCATTTGCGAAGATGGAAAGCTTGAGCTGCCAATTTAGGCCTTACTTAGATGATGGGATAAGAAGCGCGGATGGCAAGACCACACAGTCCTTCGTTTTGAGCAACGTCCTTCTTGAGCAGAATGTAGCCGTGATCACCCCACGACGTGCCCCATGAATTCTTAGCTATCCAATACGCAGTCCCATTCTCATCTGTTCCGTAGCCCACGAGAGTGACTTCATGATTCAGGTACGTATCACAAGGCCCGTCGAAGATCCCACCTGCGTAGAACTGGAACTCGCCGGCATCGATGGAGACGGAGACTGGTTGGTTGGCCACTGCATTCATGAGTAACTTCTCGTCGTTCGTGGGAACGATCCCGTAGCCGGTTATGGAGACGGCATGGTCCGATTGCTTGGTGGAGTTGCAGGTGGACTCATTCGGTTGGTACGGATAGTTCGCTTCCGTCGTGATGCCTCCATTGGAGACGACGTATGAGAATGCTCGGTAATGCAGACCTCCGCCACATCCATCATCGTTGTCGTCACAGGCGAGCAGTTGTTGCTCCGACAAAGGTATGAGGCTCCCCTTCGCGATCATGTTGATGCTTTCCATCGATGCTACAGCAGAGAATGCCCAACAAGATCCTGCATGTACCATGCACCGAAACGAGGAAAACCATAGGCGATAGGGCCACGACAGGCCCTCAAATAATTAATTGGATGGGAATGGAAGAGCTGCAGGAGGAGGAGTTCTTACCGCACGTTTCTTGGTCCTTGACAGGGGTCACCACTCCCTTATTCCGCCAATCGATGCTACTGGGAGCAGTCATATTCACGTACCGGAAAGGCTCCAACCCTGGATATGAGGCGTCTGATGGCCTCATGCGTCCGGTGGTGTAGGTAGCAAGGAATTCTTCCTTTGTGAGGTCCGCGAAGCGGTTGAGGCCGATGGTGTAGCTGTGTCCCCCGGCTTGGAGGAAGGCGTTCACGTGCTCCATGTTCCTGGTGAACACACCAAGGCGATATAACTTTTCGGCTTTGTCCTCGTACGCTCGCCCGTGCTGAGCTATCCACTGCTCGAACATGTCGACGGGAGTGCTGCCTAAGGTCGTCCGCCAACCCCACCAGCCATAGGCGAGGAATAACAGCGCTCCAATCTTGAGTGCACAATCCATGCTGGTTCATATCAAGTTCTTGCAGgagtctaatatatatatatagagagagaagagagggtgGGGGCGCGAGGGAAGGGCAGAGAGAAGGGAGGACGTTTCTGTTGCGGGCAATCTTGTTTGAGCCGGCTACATTGGACGCACCGTCCAAAGTAATTCGGTTGTTTCATTAATTGGCTTCTTTCTTGTAATGTTATAATTATGTATTCGTTTGTTTTGATGCCGATGAAGTCGAGTTCAATGATGTCATTCAGAATATGTCAAGCGATGTAGACAAATCTAATATCACTTCGATGGTTCCGACATAATTAATTAGAGTATCTATATGTGAATCGGGACGTCTTGAAGGGAGAGATGTGCCCACGTAACGAGAAACTTAGAAGATTAAGATAGGATCCATTTAGAGGTATATTCGAAACCTTTTGATGAATGATGTAACTTTCTAATTTAGTCTAATATTAAAAGGAATTTAATACGAGGGAGTTTGAATGCTAGTGttaggaaaaaaatattattgatattttggtTAATCTGATGTAGTCCGGATCTG contains the following coding sequences:
- the LOC135640831 gene encoding zingipain-1-like; translated protein: MDCALKIGALLFLAYGWWGWRTTLGSTPVDMFEQWIAQHGRAYEDKAEKLYRLGVFTRNMEHVNAFLQAGGHSYTIGLNRFADLTKEEFLATYTTGRMRPSDASYPGLEPFRYVNMTAPSSIDWRNKGVVTPVKDQETCGSCWAFSAVASMESINMIAKGSLIPLSEQQLLACDDNDDGCGGGLHYRAFSYVVSNGGITTEANYPYQPNESTCNSTKQSDHAVSITGYGIVPTNDEKLLMNAVANQPVSVSIDAGEFQFYAGGIFDGPCDTYLNHEVTLVGYGTDENGTAYWIAKNSWGTSWGDHGYILLKKDVAQNEGLCGLAIRASYPII